One bacterium DNA window includes the following coding sequences:
- a CDS encoding ABC transporter permease, with the protein MIGPGGRLTSGRPSGWGAVTRRTAFAAGQALAPFVLFAVVWALVAAAARWPEDVLPSPFAVARAFGDAIAKGILPAYAAETTRRILLAGATGVALGIVAGFVMGLHEGIANVMNPPLRFFQSLSGIAWLPLFLIWFGFSDKTIVVAVWYTLVFPVAFNTMLGVRTVPRLYRYAVLTLGGNWRQVVFQVLLPGAIPYIVGGIRLGIAYGWRALIAAEIVVGSGGLGYLIFKAETFHLTARIIAGMIAIGVLWYLTDYFLLRPLEEATIERWGLVYR; encoded by the coding sequence ATGATTGGTCCGGGCGGGAGACTCACGTCGGGCCGGCCGTCGGGGTGGGGCGCGGTCACAAGGAGGACGGCGTTTGCGGCGGGTCAGGCGCTTGCCCCGTTCGTGCTCTTCGCGGTCGTCTGGGCGCTCGTGGCCGCCGCGGCCCGGTGGCCGGAGGATGTGCTGCCGTCTCCGTTTGCGGTGGCACGGGCGTTCGGCGACGCGATCGCGAAGGGCATCCTGCCGGCCTACGCCGCGGAAACGACGCGGCGGATCCTGCTGGCCGGGGCGACGGGCGTGGCGCTCGGGATCGTCGCAGGATTCGTGATGGGCCTTCACGAGGGGATCGCCAACGTCATGAACCCGCCGCTGCGCTTCTTCCAATCGCTTTCGGGGATCGCCTGGCTCCCGTTGTTTCTGATCTGGTTCGGCTTTTCCGACAAGACGATCGTCGTGGCCGTCTGGTACACGCTCGTCTTTCCGGTCGCGTTCAACACCATGCTGGGCGTGCGGACGGTGCCGCGGTTGTACCGGTACGCGGTCCTGACCTTGGGTGGGAACTGGCGGCAGGTCGTGTTCCAGGTTCTGCTGCCCGGCGCGATCCCCTACATCGTCGGGGGCATCCGGTTGGGGATCGCCTACGGGTGGCGGGCCCTGATCGCGGCCGAGATCGTCGTGGGGAGCGGCGGGCTCGGGTACCTGATCTTCAAAGCCGAGACATTTCACCTCACGGCGCGCATCATCGCGGGGATGATCGCGATCGGCGTCCTCTGGTATCTGACCGATTACTTCCTCCTCCGCCCGCTGGAGGAGGCGACGATCGAGCGATGGGGACTGGTATACCGGTAG
- a CDS encoding ABC transporter permease, giving the protein MGRYVVSRVAAIAGTLLIISLLVFVLMHAIPGGPFDEDKMPLSPASKANIMRSFGLHRPLWQQYVLYLWNAAHLNFGVSYQRPGESVIGLLAHVWPVTMHLGGMALGIALVGGLGLGVGAALRQNTSTDYLATGVALFGLVAPHFVLGSLLVLLFSTLLGWLPAGGWETPRNWILPVLTYSLAPLGVVARYTRVSVLEVLTADHVRTAWAKGLSAQRVVLRHVLRNAMIPLITIIGPLVPDLLTGSLFVEGIFRVPGLGHFFVTSVYDRDYPMIMGLALLGTLLISVTYLASDLLYLLADPRIRYV; this is encoded by the coding sequence ATGGGCCGCTACGTGGTCTCGAGGGTTGCCGCGATCGCGGGAACGTTGCTGATTATCTCGCTGCTCGTCTTTGTGCTGATGCATGCCATCCCGGGGGGGCCGTTCGATGAGGACAAGATGCCCCTCTCGCCCGCGAGCAAGGCGAACATCATGCGGAGCTTCGGACTTCACCGTCCTCTGTGGCAGCAATACGTCCTGTACCTGTGGAACGCCGCGCACCTGAATTTCGGGGTCTCCTATCAGCGGCCGGGAGAGTCGGTCATCGGCCTGCTGGCGCACGTGTGGCCGGTGACGATGCATCTGGGGGGCATGGCGCTTGGGATCGCCTTGGTCGGCGGGCTGGGTCTCGGGGTGGGCGCCGCGCTCCGACAAAATACGTCGACCGATTACTTGGCGACGGGAGTCGCGCTCTTTGGACTTGTCGCGCCCCATTTTGTGCTCGGCAGCCTCCTCGTCTTGCTCTTCAGCACCCTGTTGGGATGGCTCCCCGCCGGAGGATGGGAGACCCCACGGAACTGGATCCTGCCCGTGCTCACCTACAGCCTGGCTCCGCTCGGAGTGGTCGCGCGGTACACGCGCGTCAGCGTCCTTGAAGTCCTTACCGCCGACCACGTGCGCACGGCATGGGCGAAGGGGCTCAGCGCACAGCGGGTCGTGCTCCGGCACGTCCTGCGCAATGCGATGATTCCGTTGATCACCATCATCGGCCCGCTGGTGCCGGACCTGCTCACCGGGTCGCTGTTCGTAGAAGGCATCTTTCGCGTCCCCGGACTCGGTCATTTCTTTGTGACGAGCGTGTACGATCGCGATTATCCTATGATCATGGGGCTCGCGCTCCTCGGCACGCTGCTCATCAGTGTGACGTATCTCGCCAGCGACTTGTTGTACCTGCTCGCCGATCCGCGGATTCGGTACGTTTGA
- a CDS encoding ABC transporter ATP-binding protein: MPPPKIHIENIVHEYFNPNTWQRVRALDGLSLDVPQGEFVCLVGPSGCGKSTLLYLVAGLTRPTGGRILLDGREVVGPGQDRGMVFQEFAILPWRTVAGNIGHGLEIARTPRRIKDETIRRYVALMGLSGFEQKYPHELSGGMRQRVAVARTLAADPEVVLMDEPFASLDAQTRNVMQEELVRIALNERKTIVFVTHSVDEAIILGDRVVVLTRRPGRIKASVVIEIPREHRRWDVLGTEERFGRYRQEILKMIREEFDAQDRTAEAVQA; encoded by the coding sequence ATGCCGCCACCGAAGATCCACATCGAGAACATCGTCCACGAGTACTTCAACCCGAACACGTGGCAGCGGGTGCGGGCTCTGGACGGGCTCTCGCTCGACGTGCCGCAGGGGGAGTTCGTCTGTCTCGTCGGGCCAAGCGGCTGCGGCAAGTCGACGCTGCTCTATCTCGTGGCCGGGCTCACCCGCCCGACGGGCGGCCGGATCCTCTTGGACGGACGCGAGGTGGTGGGGCCCGGTCAGGATCGGGGGATGGTGTTTCAGGAGTTTGCCATCCTGCCGTGGCGCACCGTGGCGGGGAACATCGGGCACGGCCTCGAGATCGCGCGCACGCCGCGCCGGATCAAAGACGAGACGATCCGGCGGTACGTCGCGCTGATGGGGCTGAGCGGGTTTGAACAGAAGTACCCTCATGAGCTGTCCGGGGGCATGCGCCAGCGCGTGGCCGTCGCCCGGACGCTCGCTGCCGATCCCGAGGTCGTCCTGATGGACGAACCGTTTGCCTCCCTCGATGCCCAGACCCGGAACGTAATGCAGGAGGAGCTCGTCCGGATCGCGCTTAACGAGCGAAAGACAATCGTGTTTGTGACCCACAGCGTCGACGAGGCGATCATCCTCGGCGACCGGGTCGTGGTGTTGACCCGTCGCCCCGGACGAATCAAGGCCTCCGTGGTGATCGAGATTCCCCGGGAACACCGCCGGTGGGACGTCCTGGGGACAGAGGAGCGGTTCGGCCGGTACCGGCAGGAGATCCTGAAAATGATCCGGGAGGAGTTCGACGCGCAGGACCGCACGGCGGAGGCGGTGCAGGCATGA
- a CDS encoding ABC transporter substrate-binding protein — MREERWPRIGVLVGALVALVGLAPVASGQAPRQFTLATVNNMNHLPEFVGVEKGIFVKHGVDLKLKVLNSGAEVMRAFQGGDAQFLTLSPTTMAAAYNAGIRLVALVVVMGDPTRVYYDDMFAITAREGTGIRRVHVEDLTGKRVGMVLAGTGEAYLRAVLSRQKIAADRITFVNVPAPNHVSVMRAAGVDAEVTWEPYGTMILQQIPGTYVVLRGGGYVGYDLYVGSSDDFIKKNVEVMQQLVDGFAESEWYIRHHQVEAAQIATRWIEGLDPTAAQKAVTYMNFDPRFSRNTLTAADLEQRALLALGRIKQPVDFSQGLNMALVEKAMHEMPQFFADLKPVR, encoded by the coding sequence ATGCGGGAGGAGCGGTGGCCGAGGATCGGCGTTCTTGTCGGAGCGCTGGTGGCGCTGGTCGGGCTGGCGCCCGTCGCCTCCGGGCAGGCGCCGCGCCAGTTCACCCTGGCGACCGTCAATAACATGAATCACCTGCCGGAGTTCGTCGGCGTCGAGAAGGGGATCTTCGTCAAGCATGGGGTCGACCTGAAGCTCAAGGTCCTGAACTCCGGGGCAGAGGTGATGCGGGCGTTCCAAGGGGGCGACGCGCAGTTCCTCACGCTAAGCCCCACGACAATGGCGGCCGCCTACAACGCGGGGATCCGGCTCGTGGCGCTTGTCGTCGTCATGGGCGATCCGACGCGTGTCTACTACGACGATATGTTTGCGATCACAGCCCGAGAGGGCACCGGGATCCGGAGGGTGCACGTGGAGGATCTGACGGGGAAGCGGGTTGGGATGGTGCTCGCGGGCACCGGCGAGGCCTACCTCCGGGCCGTATTGAGCCGACAGAAGATCGCCGCCGACCGCATCACCTTCGTCAACGTCCCCGCGCCGAACCACGTCTCGGTGATGCGCGCCGCCGGCGTCGATGCCGAGGTGACGTGGGAGCCGTACGGGACGATGATTCTGCAGCAGATCCCCGGGACCTACGTCGTCCTCCGGGGCGGCGGCTACGTCGGGTATGACCTTTATGTGGGGTCATCCGACGACTTCATTAAGAAGAACGTGGAGGTCATGCAGCAACTGGTCGACGGGTTTGCGGAGTCTGAGTGGTACATTCGCCATCACCAGGTTGAAGCGGCGCAGATCGCGACGCGGTGGATCGAAGGACTCGATCCCACCGCGGCTCAGAAGGCCGTCACGTACATGAACTTCGATCCGCGGTTCAGCCGCAATACGCTTACGGCGGCCGACCTGGAGCAGCGTGCTCTGCTCGCCCTCGGGCGGATCAAGCAGCCGGTCGACTTTTCGCAGGGGCTGAACATGGCTCTGGTCGAGAAGGCGATGCACGAGATGCCCCAGTTCTTTGCGGATCTCAAACCGGTGCGCTAG
- the pip gene encoding prolyl aminopeptidase has product MPGLYPEIDPYDHGMLAVGDGDRVYWETCGSPRGKPAVVFHGGPGSGCTNWNRRLFDPSAYRIVLLDQRGCGRSTPHASAPDTDLARNTTSNLIADIERLRRRLDIDRWLVLGGSWGSTLALAYTETHPDRVAEMILFGVTTGRRKEFDWWFRGGAAVLFPAQWERLRAMVPVADRDGDIVEAYHRLLHDPDPVVRERAAVEWCTWESATLAWPPVPRLSTRFTDPAFAMAFARLVTHYVRHNAWLEDGSLLRGAGSLAGIPGTMVQGRFDLQAPIAWAWDLHRVWRRAELVVVDNAGHAGDDPGITQALVRSTDQFATCQ; this is encoded by the coding sequence ATGCCAGGCCTCTATCCCGAGATCGACCCGTACGACCACGGCATGTTGGCGGTGGGTGACGGCGATCGCGTGTATTGGGAGACATGCGGCAGTCCGCGCGGTAAGCCGGCCGTGGTCTTCCACGGCGGCCCCGGCTCGGGATGTACGAACTGGAACCGCAGACTGTTCGATCCAAGCGCCTACCGCATCGTGCTCTTGGACCAGCGGGGGTGCGGGCGAAGCACGCCACACGCAAGCGCACCTGACACCGACCTCGCGCGCAACACCACGTCGAACCTGATCGCGGACATCGAACGGCTGCGTCGCCGCCTCGATATCGACCGATGGCTGGTGTTGGGCGGCTCATGGGGCAGCACATTGGCCCTGGCCTACACCGAAACGCATCCGGATCGGGTCGCGGAGATGATCTTGTTCGGTGTCACGACGGGACGGCGCAAGGAGTTCGATTGGTGGTTTCGTGGCGGTGCGGCGGTTTTGTTCCCAGCGCAGTGGGAGCGTCTCCGCGCTATGGTGCCGGTGGCCGACCGCGATGGCGACATCGTCGAGGCCTACCACCGGCTGCTGCACGATCCCGACCCCGTGGTTCGCGAGCGCGCCGCCGTGGAGTGGTGTACGTGGGAGTCCGCCACCCTCGCGTGGCCTCCCGTACCTCGACTGTCCACCCGGTTCACCGATCCTGCCTTCGCGATGGCGTTTGCGCGCCTCGTCACCCACTACGTACGACACAACGCGTGGCTCGAGGACGGCAGCTTGCTCCGCGGCGCCGGCTCGCTGGCCGGTATCCCTGGGACCATGGTGCAAGGACGCTTTGATCTTCAGGCGCCGATCGCGTGGGCCTGGGACCTCCACCGCGTCTGGCGGCGCGCCGAGCTGGTCGTCGTTGACAATGCGGGGCATGCCGGCGACGATCCGGGCATCACCCAGGCACTGGTCCGCTCCACCGATCAATTCGCGACATGTCAATAA
- a CDS encoding maleylpyruvate isomerase N-terminal domain-containing protein, whose amino-acid sequence MATLSGDDWTTPIPKKSWSVKDVALHLLSGDIGILSRRRDGYVSAAPKTTDYRELVEFLRTQNDTWIRAAQRISPGLLRGLLGFTGRQVQDYFESLDPNASGESVSWTGPGAAPNWLNIAQEYTERWHHQQHIREALARPGFMEERFLRPALDTFIRALPHTYRDVRAPEDTVIQVTISGDSGGVWLLVRERNRWGLYIGSAGRPRAAVVLPQEIAWKLFTKWATKDEALRASEIQGERSLVLRVFDMVSVIA is encoded by the coding sequence TTGGCGACACTCTCCGGTGACGACTGGACCACACCAATACCAAAGAAATCATGGTCCGTGAAGGACGTTGCGCTTCACCTCTTGAGCGGTGACATAGGGATCCTATCTCGTCGGCGCGACGGCTACGTGAGCGCCGCACCGAAAACCACAGACTACCGAGAACTCGTTGAGTTTCTGCGGACGCAAAATGACACCTGGATTCGAGCTGCACAACGAATCAGTCCCGGCTTACTCCGTGGTCTTCTGGGGTTTACCGGCCGGCAGGTGCAGGACTATTTCGAATCTCTCGACCCGAACGCCTCAGGAGAATCTGTGAGCTGGACGGGGCCGGGAGCAGCCCCCAACTGGCTTAATATTGCTCAAGAGTATACCGAGCGATGGCACCATCAACAACATATAAGAGAAGCGTTGGCGAGACCCGGATTCATGGAAGAACGGTTCCTCAGGCCCGCACTCGATACGTTCATACGAGCTCTTCCGCACACTTATCGGGATGTTCGGGCGCCGGAAGATACAGTCATTCAGGTCACCATCTCCGGAGATAGTGGCGGCGTGTGGTTGCTCGTGCGCGAGCGAAACAGGTGGGGTCTCTATATAGGTAGCGCGGGGAGGCCACGTGCCGCGGTTGTGCTCCCCCAAGAGATTGCATGGAAGCTATTCACAAAGTGGGCGACCAAAGATGAGGCATTGCGGGCATCAGAGATTCAAGGCGAGAGATCGCTGGTGTTGAGGGTCTTTGATATGGTCTCGGTTATCGCCTAG
- a CDS encoding carbon-nitrogen hydrolase family protein, translated as MVLRVALLQMTATGADQEANRRKGDACCREAKARGADIALFPEMWNIGYTFYSGSPDDPAECQARAEWQAQAIDQGAPFFTRFQHLARELEMAIGLTYLERWPEAAPRNTISIIDRRGKVVLTYAKVHTCDFAREAACTPGEDFYVTRLDTAQGALNVGAMICYDREFPESARILMLKGAELILVPNACEMEMNRLSQLRARAFENMVGIALANYAAPQHNGHSVAFDGIAFDAEERSRDMCLLETGEEEGVYLASLDLDVLRKYREREVWGNAFRRPHRYDALVSTQIRTFIRR; from the coding sequence ATGGTGCTTCGCGTGGCCCTACTCCAGATGACGGCAACCGGGGCGGACCAGGAGGCGAATCGCCGGAAGGGCGACGCCTGCTGCCGGGAGGCGAAGGCGCGGGGAGCCGACATCGCCCTCTTCCCGGAGATGTGGAACATCGGGTACACGTTCTACTCAGGATCTCCTGACGATCCAGCCGAATGCCAGGCGCGCGCTGAGTGGCAGGCGCAGGCGATCGACCAGGGCGCCCCATTCTTCACGCGCTTCCAGCATCTCGCCCGGGAGCTCGAGATGGCCATCGGGCTCACCTATCTTGAGCGCTGGCCGGAGGCGGCGCCCCGAAACACTATTTCGATCATTGACCGGCGAGGCAAAGTCGTCTTGACGTACGCAAAGGTCCACACCTGCGACTTCGCACGTGAGGCCGCGTGTACACCAGGCGAGGATTTTTATGTCACGCGGCTTGACACCGCGCAGGGGGCTCTCAATGTGGGGGCTATGATTTGTTACGACAGGGAGTTCCCCGAGAGCGCCAGGATCCTTATGCTGAAGGGCGCCGAGCTGATCTTGGTACCCAACGCCTGCGAGATGGAGATGAACCGGCTCTCGCAGTTGCGCGCCAGGGCCTTTGAGAATATGGTGGGGATTGCGCTCGCGAACTATGCCGCCCCACAGCACAATGGCCACTCCGTCGCTTTCGATGGCATAGCCTTCGATGCTGAGGAACGATCCCGCGACATGTGTCTGCTTGAGACTGGCGAAGAGGAGGGAGTCTACCTCGCCAGCCTCGATCTCGACGTGCTGCGGAAGTACCGGGAGCGAGAAGTCTGGGGCAACGCCTTCCGCCGCCCGCACCGTTATGACGCCCTCGTCTCAACGCAGATCCGAACGTTTATTCGGAGGTGA
- a CDS encoding ABC transporter permease: MTTQTAPGPTPVALLLPQAARGRQAWARRAFRNRMALAGAAIVILLALLALVAPWITPARYDRTDFGDAWQFPSSRHWMGTDGVGRDVYSRVIYGSRVSLLVGFTAQAIALGVGLPLGLAAGVLGGRVDFAVMRAVDALTAFPQLLFALLIMVALGSGLGNILLAIGLHAWIPICRLVRAQSLREREQEYAEAARAEGAGEIRVVLRHILPNLLAPAIVAVTLGIPQAIFTEAALSFLGIGIKPPTPSWGQMVGVGVNDIRFYWHLAFFPAVMIALTMAGFVLLGDGLRDVLDPRSVRT; the protein is encoded by the coding sequence ATGACGACCCAGACCGCGCCCGGCCCGACTCCGGTCGCCCTGCTGCTGCCTCAGGCCGCGCGCGGCCGGCAGGCCTGGGCGCGGCGTGCATTTCGGAACCGGATGGCGCTCGCCGGCGCGGCCATCGTGATCCTGCTGGCCCTCCTGGCGCTCGTCGCTCCGTGGATCACTCCGGCCCGCTATGACCGCACCGACTTTGGGGACGCCTGGCAGTTTCCTTCGTCTCGCCACTGGATGGGGACCGATGGGGTCGGACGCGACGTCTATTCCCGCGTGATTTACGGATCGCGGGTGTCTCTGCTGGTCGGCTTTACCGCCCAGGCTATCGCGCTTGGCGTCGGGCTGCCGCTGGGGCTCGCCGCCGGCGTGCTTGGCGGTCGGGTAGATTTTGCCGTCATGCGGGCGGTCGACGCGCTCACCGCCTTCCCCCAGCTGTTGTTCGCGCTGCTGATCATGGTGGCCCTCGGCAGCGGCCTGGGGAACATCCTGCTGGCCATCGGCCTCCACGCCTGGATCCCGATCTGCCGGCTGGTCCGCGCGCAGAGCCTTCGAGAACGCGAGCAGGAGTACGCGGAGGCGGCCCGGGCGGAGGGCGCGGGGGAGATCCGCGTCGTGCTCCGCCACATCCTTCCGAACCTGCTCGCCCCCGCAATCGTCGCGGTGACGCTCGGCATCCCGCAGGCCATTTTCACGGAAGCCGCGCTCAGCTTTCTCGGGATCGGGATCAAGCCGCCGACCCCAAGCTGGGGGCAGATGGTCGGGGTCGGCGTCAACGATATTCGCTTCTACTGGCACTTGGCGTTCTTCCCCGCGGTGATGATCGCCCTCACGATGGCGGGGTTCGTGCTGCTGGGAGACGGGTTGCGCGATGTGCTGGACCCGCGGTCGGTACGGACATAG
- a CDS encoding peptide ABC transporter substrate-binding protein, protein MRQQVRHTGWLAAIVCLGVACATFGVSSGSIVGAAAVNAVGTSLPSDAAPPSGQVLTLLGREGTYIDWSKTVQKSQWQPGLMSDPLVRQDINADIKPLAAERWTISPDGRTWTFFLRPGLQWSDGAPLTAQDFEYTIKRVANPETGHDVAWYFASIKNFKDANEGKALLDRIGVIAVNATTLQITTNEPTPYLPMLISDLYVVPQHIVSKVGDSWSTSPATAVSAGPFKLASWERDRQLVFVANPMYRGIRKPYLERIVYKIGRDETLFPAYLGGEIDAIPWIYEGSLSPSDVAKIQADPKLKSESYTWPYYQTWWIAFGGDQTAFKDPRVRRAFAMAVDRDAIIKSVWRGMAAPAYGMLPPGFHCADPARLKGAMAYNPEQAKRLLAEAGYPGGKGFPKYDLMLRAASPTVQTAGEAIQAMIKQNLGVEMGVQNLERKLFMDRLNKYESPIVLIPWEYDYFDASNFMNIYRSGGRHPWANADYDKLVNDANSSMSEAQRCATYRRAEDVLVRDPGAVFLWHPTVMQLWKPWVKGEILKRNKLGILGWQRPSKADMLPYIYISKDKK, encoded by the coding sequence GTGAGACAACAAGTGCGTCACACCGGCTGGCTCGCGGCAATCGTTTGCCTGGGGGTAGCGTGCGCGACGTTCGGCGTCTCGTCGGGCTCGATCGTGGGGGCGGCGGCCGTCAATGCGGTGGGGACGAGCCTGCCCAGCGATGCCGCTCCGCCGTCGGGGCAGGTGCTCACGCTGCTGGGGCGGGAGGGGACGTACATCGACTGGAGCAAAACCGTTCAAAAGAGCCAGTGGCAACCCGGGCTGATGAGCGACCCGCTGGTCCGGCAGGATATCAATGCCGACATCAAACCGCTGGCGGCGGAGCGGTGGACGATCTCGCCGGACGGCCGCACGTGGACGTTCTTCTTGCGGCCGGGTCTCCAATGGTCGGACGGCGCGCCGCTCACGGCCCAGGACTTTGAGTACACGATAAAGCGTGTCGCGAACCCCGAGACCGGCCACGATGTCGCCTGGTATTTCGCGTCGATCAAGAATTTTAAGGACGCCAATGAAGGCAAAGCGTTGCTGGATCGAATCGGCGTGATCGCGGTCAACGCGACCACCCTGCAGATCACCACCAACGAACCGACCCCGTACCTGCCGATGCTCATCAGCGACCTCTATGTGGTCCCCCAGCACATTGTGAGCAAGGTGGGAGACTCCTGGTCCACCTCTCCCGCCACCGCGGTATCGGCCGGCCCATTCAAGCTCGCCTCCTGGGAGCGGGACCGGCAGCTCGTCTTCGTGGCGAATCCGATGTACCGGGGGATCCGGAAGCCCTACCTCGAGCGGATCGTCTACAAAATCGGCCGCGACGAGACGCTGTTCCCCGCGTACCTCGGCGGGGAGATCGATGCGATCCCGTGGATCTACGAAGGCTCGCTCTCGCCGTCGGATGTCGCCAAGATTCAGGCCGACCCCAAGCTCAAGAGCGAAAGCTACACGTGGCCCTACTATCAGACCTGGTGGATCGCCTTCGGCGGGGATCAGACCGCCTTCAAGGATCCGCGGGTGCGCCGGGCGTTCGCGATGGCCGTGGACCGGGACGCCATCATCAAGTCGGTGTGGCGGGGGATGGCCGCCCCCGCGTACGGGATGCTGCCGCCGGGATTCCACTGCGCCGACCCGGCCCGCCTCAAGGGCGCCATGGCGTACAATCCCGAACAGGCGAAGCGCCTCCTGGCCGAAGCCGGCTATCCGGGCGGGAAGGGATTCCCGAAGTACGATCTCATGCTGCGCGCCGCGTCCCCGACGGTGCAGACGGCGGGCGAAGCGATCCAGGCCATGATCAAGCAAAATCTCGGCGTGGAGATGGGCGTGCAGAACCTGGAGCGGAAGCTCTTCATGGACCGGCTCAACAAGTACGAGTCGCCGATCGTCTTGATCCCGTGGGAATACGACTACTTCGATGCCAGCAACTTCATGAACATCTACAGGTCCGGCGGCCGCCACCCGTGGGCCAACGCGGACTACGACAAGCTGGTGAATGATGCGAACTCCAGCATGAGCGAGGCCCAGCGCTGCGCCACCTATCGCCGGGCGGAGGACGTGTTGGTGCGGGACCCGGGGGCCGTTTTCCTGTGGCACCCGACGGTGATGCAGCTTTGGAAACCGTGGGTCAAGGGTGAGATCCTCAAGCGCAACAAACTCGGCATTCTCGGCTGGCAGCGTCCCTCCAAAGCCGACATGCTGCCGTACATCTATATCAGCAAGGACAAGAAGTAG
- a CDS encoding cupin domain-containing protein, producing the protein MPFFRFEQLPQETISPHYSTAAGGTVTGDVIEVGRYAMAKGTGADPHRHPNEQIIVVLRGKLRARVDEVERILEPGDVAHIPSNVVHEVRALEDSEFLSSKNLVEGKGSKGWSAAAPVRDQAP; encoded by the coding sequence ATGCCATTTTTCCGGTTCGAGCAGCTTCCGCAGGAGACGATTTCTCCTCACTACTCGACGGCCGCGGGCGGGACCGTGACCGGAGACGTGATCGAGGTCGGTAGGTACGCCATGGCCAAGGGCACGGGCGCCGACCCCCACCGCCATCCCAATGAGCAGATCATCGTCGTGCTAAGGGGGAAGCTGCGGGCCCGCGTGGACGAGGTAGAGCGCATCTTGGAACCGGGCGACGTCGCGCACATCCCGTCGAATGTCGTACACGAGGTCCGCGCGCTCGAGGACAGCGAGTTCCTGAGCAGCAAGAACCTCGTCGAAGGCAAGGGGAGCAAAGGCTGGTCGGCGGCGGCGCCGGTACGCGATCAGGCGCCCTAG
- a CDS encoding ABC transporter permease, with protein MGTGIPVAAAHPEFGAGPRPLRGLRIGMAIGRGCLSFGVIFAVWYGLTASGVVKPFALASPAAVASVLVDGIRDRTLLGHLGTSVTRLVLGMAVAGTAGIAIGVLVGISRPLAVFVEPLAGFFNALSGIVWLPLAITWFGLTWKTVLFVIGNGIFFTVFFNTLVGVRGVPRLYEQAILTLGASRWQTLRDVLLPGALPGIVAGIRLGLGFGWRALIAAELVAVTQGLGYMIFSAANYLRTDIILAGVLVIGVVAIAMDGLILVPIERATVVRWGMYH; from the coding sequence ATGGGGACTGGTATACCGGTAGCCGCCGCCCACCCGGAGTTCGGCGCCGGGCCGCGGCCCCTGCGCGGGCTCCGGATCGGCATGGCGATCGGCCGGGGATGCCTCTCCTTCGGGGTCATCTTTGCCGTCTGGTACGGTCTCACCGCGAGCGGTGTGGTCAAACCGTTCGCGCTCGCCTCTCCCGCGGCGGTCGCGAGCGTCCTGGTCGATGGGATTCGGGACCGAACGCTCCTCGGACACCTCGGCACCAGCGTGACCAGGCTGGTGCTCGGCATGGCCGTCGCCGGGACCGCCGGAATCGCGATCGGCGTCCTCGTGGGGATCAGCCGTCCTCTCGCCGTCTTTGTGGAACCCCTCGCGGGGTTTTTCAATGCCCTGTCGGGGATCGTGTGGCTGCCCCTCGCGATCACCTGGTTCGGGCTCACCTGGAAGACCGTCCTGTTTGTGATCGGGAACGGTATCTTCTTCACCGTGTTCTTCAACACGCTGGTGGGCGTCCGCGGGGTGCCCCGCTTGTACGAGCAGGCGATCCTGACTTTGGGCGCGTCCCGATGGCAGACCCTCCGGGATGTCCTGCTCCCGGGGGCCCTCCCCGGAATCGTGGCCGGGATCCGCCTTGGGCTCGGGTTCGGCTGGCGGGCGTTGATCGCGGCCGAGCTCGTGGCGGTCACTCAGGGGTTGGGGTACATGATCTTCAGCGCGGCCAATTATCTCCGGACCGACATTATCCTGGCGGGCGTTCTCGTGATCGGGGTCGTCGCGATCGCCATGGACGGCTTGATCCTGGTTCCGATCGAGCGCGCCACCGTCGTCCGGTGGGGGATGTACCATTGA